In a single window of the Eleginops maclovinus isolate JMC-PN-2008 ecotype Puerto Natales chromosome 6, JC_Emac_rtc_rv5, whole genome shotgun sequence genome:
- the LOC134865725 gene encoding macrophage mannose receptor 1-like codes for MKITCTALVFLIQTLGSLALDDSPFQLTNKDTGFCLVKNNFYCHDVFWTNGDRLQVQWSNKCLGAQGKSVGSEISLYVCDETSQLQKWECNNGTVLALKGQKLYIELTADNTAVLSKTIGPNNHLTISGTSSGACARTYREWFTIEGNANGRACMFPFQYKDRWYSQCTTNDNTEKRLWCAVQTNYDDGLWGYCPTNSKEHWNKHTTTGAYYQINTNSALTWAQAEASCKQQVSSLLSITDPHQQAYVTALLGQQGERAGVKLWTGLIKNPEHGWHWSNERPFRYLNWYSGHPLPDPGYDCGIVDPAVQYSWQSSSCTKKLGYICYSERAATHPTTGSETGFCSSPWIPYNGHCFHLNREQKTWSDAQKACRQEGGDLVSIRNVEDQSFVISQLGYASNDELWIGLNDKKTERLFDWIDHSDVTFTSWESGRPAVLSDPEDCVLIRGENGNWADRVCDEKHGFICMKMSASEPSGDEVEQDVGCKTGWKRHGSYCYHVGTETKTFDEAKSDCKRSDSYLADVSNGVDNAFLVSLVGLRPEKYFWLGLSNQNDIDVFVWTNSNSVRFTHWNAEMPGHQQGCVAMTTGVFAGLWDLLPCTNKEKYICKHLAEGAVRTPEPPTRAPLKCADGWTQIQSRNFCFKLFPEPSEKKRTWYEARDYCRTIGGDLLSIHNKFELTTVQRDSGSAWIGLSAPDPVTGYVWSDGSPVNFLHWVTGEPDNINNVESCAEFRPYVRNWSGFWSDVNCEKYNQWLCQIRTGATPKPPPVPVIPDYNETSDGWLEWNGTQYYINNKKMAMEQARHFCQQRHADLVTINSEAERVFLWKQMFENYISHWIGLNVDLDETYEWMDSSPVVFQSWSKGQPIFKYYDESCVIMGYSNGYWYNYNCGYEFGSICKRSGSPPANTTVAPTVAPKGGCPPHWKQLNHKCYKIIKDQKATWKEAREQCKAMGGNLASISSRHVEVFLITQMADTPTTDLWIGLRSSFWHSFYWTDGQPRTFLNVEEWSERDFLKMYDRSLKFLLNQAQCAVITTNSSFGVGKWIQKYCNETYGFVCLQSVDPSFPDSPEPMISRDYVKILNDSIKVVTQNMSWHSAKMHCEGDGARLVSLQNIWSQAYVELLALNLKAPLWIGLNKNQTNRYFRYIDGWFMKFSYWGKNEPSRDRPCVYVDVDGQWKTADCKQTMNFVCMKSTDVPPTEPSVFTGICPDDSDALNTDGKNNWIPFHGYCYKFVFKIKQWGDASVSCVRHGGSLASIEHPFEQDFIQSNIHIFKDSHSSFWIGLFKTHKGKWLWLDKTIVDYTYWAEDQPNEGSQVEISALDGTWNTNNQLFRRPYICKTPKVMTPTTTTTLPAPDPFHHDNIAVATVMSIIGIATGAVIAFFLYKKFAHRLSIPVNIKTFDNPLFFSKDNSHTDVVDTDTLSVGF; via the exons ATGAAGATAACTTGTACAGCTTTGGTATTCCTCATCCAAACATTGGGAAGTTTAGCTTTAGATG ATTCCCCATTTCAACTAACTAACAAAGACACTGGTTTTTGTTTGGTTAAAAATAACTTCTACTGCCATGATGTATTCTGGACAAACGGTGACAGACTTCAGGTTCAATGGTCAAATAAGTGCCTGGGAGCCCAGGGGAAAAGTGTTGGAAGTGAAATAAGCCTCTACGTTTGTGATGAAACCAGCCAACTCCAAAAGTGGGAATGCAATAATGGAACAGTGCTCGCCCTCAAAGGACAAAAGCTTTACATAGAGCTCACTGCAGACAACACAGCAGTTCTCTCTAAAACTATCGGACCAAATAACCACCTCACAATTTCAGGGACGTCCAGCGGTGCTTGTGCAAGAACATACAGAG AATGGTTCACCATTGAGGGAAATGCAAATGGTAGGGCCTGCATGTTTCCCTTCCAGTACAAAGACAGGTGGTACAGTCAATGCACGACGAATGATAACACAGAAAAACGACTTTGGTGTGCAGTTCAAACTAACTATGATGATGGACTCTGGGGGTATTGCCCAACTAACT CCAAAGAACACTGGAATAAACACACTACTACAGGAGCGTATTACCAGATCAACACAAACTCAGCTCTGACTTGGGCCCAGGCTGAAGCCAGCTGCAAACAGCAGGTGTCTTCACTGCTGAGCATCACCGATCCTCACCAACAGGCCTACGTCACAG CACTGCTAGGGCAACAGGGCGAGAGGGCGGGGGTAAAGCTTTGGACCGGGCTGATCAAGAACCCAGAACATGGCTGGCACTGGTCTAATGAGAGACCTTTCCGTTATCTGAACTGGTACTCTG GACATCCACTTCCTGATCCTGGGTACGACTGTGGAATTGTTGATCCTGCTGTGCAGTACTCGTGGCAAAGTTCATCATGCACCAAGAAACTTGGGTACATCTGTTACAGTGAAAGAGCTGCGACTCATCCTACTACAG gatcagagacaggattTTGTTCAAGCCCTTGGATTCCCTACAATGGCCACTGCTTCCACCTTAACCGAGAGCAGAAAACATGGTCTGACGCTCAGAAAGCATGCCGTCAAGAAGGAGGCGACCTAGTGAGCATCCGCAATGTGGAGGACCAAAGCTTTGTCATCTCTCAACTTGGCTATG CATCCAATGATGAGCTTTGGATTGGACTGAATgataaaaagacagagaggctgTTTGACTGGATTGACCACTCTGATGTTACCTTCACCAGCTGGGAGTCTGGTAGACCTGCTGTCCTTTCTGACCCAGAGGACTGTGTTCTCATCAGAGGAGAG AATGGGAACTGGGCTGACCGTGTGTGTGATGAGAAACATGGCTTCATTTGTATGAAGATGAGTGCCTCTGAACCTTCTGGGGATGAAGTGGAGCAGGATGTAGGCTGCAAAACT GGTTGGAAAAGACACGGCTCCTACTGCTACCATGTAggaacagagacaaagacatttgATGAAGCCAAAAGTGACTGCAAGAGATCAGATTCCTACCTAGCTGATGTTTCAAATGG AGTGGATAATGCCTTCCTCGTCAGCTTGGTTGGGTTGAGACCAGAGAAATACTTCTGGCTGGGCCTCTCAAACCAAAATGACATTGATGTATTTGTGTGGACCAACTCAAACTCAGTGAGGTTCACTCACTGGAATGCTGAAATGCCAG GTCACCAACAGGGGTGTGTTGCGATGACAACCGGGGTTTTTGCTGGCCTTTGGGATTTACTGCCCTGCACCAATAAGGAGAAATACATCTGTAAACATCTGGCAGAGGGGGCAGTTCGAACCCCTGAACCACCCACTCGTGCCCCTCTTAAGTGTGCCGACGGTTGGACTCAAATACAATCCAGAAACTTTTGCTTTAAG TTGTTCCCAGAGCCATCAGAAAAGAAGAGGACCTGGTATGAGGCCAGGGATTACTGCAGGACTATCGGAGGAGACCTGCTCAGCATCCACAACAAATTTGAGCTAACCACAGTGCAGCG TGACTCTGGATCAGCCTGGATTGGACTTAGTGCTCCAGACCCAGTCACGGGCTACGTTTGGAGTGATGGGTCACCG GTGAACTTTCTACACTGGGTGACCGGAGAGCCAGACAATATTAACAACGTTGAATCTTGTGCTGAATTCCGTCCATATGTTCGGAATTGGTCTGGGTTTTGGAGTGATGTGAACTGTGAGAAGTATAATCAATGGCTGTGTCAGATCCGTACAG GAGCAACTCCAAAGCCGCCTCCAGTCCCTGTCATCCCCG ACTACAATGAGACCTCAGATGGGTGGCTAGAATGGAATGGGACTCAATATTATATTAACAACAAGAAGATGGCTATGGAACAAGCTCGTCACTTCTGCCAACAGAGGCATGCTGACTTAGTAACGATCAACAGCGAAGCTGAAAGGGTCTTTTTGTGGAAACAG aTGTTTGAAAACTATATTTCTCACTGGATAGGCCTGAATGTTGACCTTGATGAAACGTATGA GTGGATGGATAGTTCTCCAGTCGTGTTTCAAAGTTGGAGTAAAGGTCAGCCTATTTTCAAATATTATGATGAGAGCTGTGTCATCATGGGCTATTCAAACG GGTACTGGTATAATTACAATTGCGGGTATGAGTTTGGATCCATTTGTAAACGCAGTGGCTCACCACCTGCCAACACCACAGTGGCACCCACAGTTGCCCCTAAAGGTGGCTGCCCACCCCACTGGAAACAACTAAACCATAAG TGTTACAAAATCATTAAAGACCAAAAAGCAACATGGAAAGAGGCAAGGGAACAATGCAAAGCTATGGGTGGAAACTTGGCTTCTATATCCTCAAGACATGTGGAAg tgtttctgaTAACTCAAATGGCTGACACACCTACTACAGACCTTTGGATTGGTTTACGCAGTTCATTTTGGCATTCATTTTATTGGACTGATGGGCAACCAAGGACATTTTTGAATGTTGAA GAGTGGTCTGAAAGGGATTTTCTCAAAATGTATGACAGATCACTAAAG TTTTTGCTTAACCAAGCACAGTGTGCTGTGATCACAACCAACTCTTCCTTTGGTGTTGGGAAATGGATTCAAAAGTATTGCAATGAAACCTACGGATTTGTATGCCTTCAAAGTGTTG ATCCTTCTTTCCCAGACTCCCCTGAACCAATGATTTCCAGGGACTATGtcaaaatattaaatgactCTATAAAGGTTGTTACTCAAAATATGAGCTGGCATTCAGCCAAAATGCATTGTGAAGGTGATGGTGCCAGACTGGTTAGCCTGCAGAACATATGGTCACAGGCGTATGTTGAGCTGCTGGCTTTGAATCTTAAAGCTCCTCTCTGGATTGGACTGAACAAAAATCAG ACCAATAGGTATTTCAGATATATTGATGGCTGGTTCATGAAATTTTCTTACTGGGGAAAAAATGAACCAAGCAGGGACAGACCTTGTGTCTATGTGGATGTGGATGGACAATGGAAGACCGCTGACTGCAAGCAGACCATGAACTTTGTTTGCATGAAGTCTACAG ATGTGCCACCAACAGAGCCAAGTGTTTTTACAGGCATTTGCCCTGACGACTCAGATGCATTGAACACAGACGGGAAGAACAACTGGATACCATTTCACGGTTACTGTTACAAATttgtcttcaaaataaaacagtgggGAGATGCATCTGTCAGCTGTGTAAGGCATG GTGGATCACTGGCCAGTATTGAACATCCCTTTGAACAAGACTTCATTCAAAGCaacatacacatatttaaagACAGCCATAGCTCGTTCTGGATTGGCCTGTTTAAAACTCACAAAG GGAAGTGGTTGTGGTTGGACAAAACAATCGTGGACTACACTTATTGGGCCGAAGATCAACCTAATGAAGGCAGCCAAGTAGAGATTAGTGCTTTAGACGGGACATGGAACACAAACAATCAGTTATTTAGGAGACCATACATCTGCAAAACACCTAAAG TAATGACACCAACCACAACAACGACACTACCAGCTC CTGATCCCTTTCATCATGACAACATAGCTGTGGCAACTGTGATGAGCATTATTGGGATTGCCACAGGGGCTGTGATTGCCTTCTTCCTCTATAAGAAGTTTGCTCATCGCTTATCCATCCCTGTCAACATAAAAACTTTTGACAACCCCCTTTTCTTCAGCAAGGACAACTCTCACACTGATGTTGTTGATACTGACACACTGAGTGTAGGCTTCTAA